The stretch of DNA TAAATCCTAATTCTCTCTTTTCATTAGTCGCATCAATTTTATCTAAGCAATTTTTCATTTCCTCAAACGCGGAAGTATATTTGTCAACGTCTTCTTTCATCCAATTCATATAATAAGCAAACGATAACGCCTTTATTTGTACACTATCAATGTCCTTTATGGTACCAAAAAAAATTCTTTTAATACTACTATCAACAAATTTTTCAGATTCAACAAGTTTTTTTAGTAATTGTAAAAGTACTCTATCTAGCAACGGCTTTTCATTAATTAAATCGATTACCTGATTAATAAAAACAAAATCGATATCATGTTCTTTTACATGTACTTTTAAAATTTCCGAATATACTCTATATCTTCTTAAATTAGTATTCAATTTACCCGCAAAATTTAAAGCAAGGTTTTTGTCTATTTTTGTTAACCGTTGGATTATCTTCCTTGTAACTTTAAAATGTTCTGCTGAAGCATTTATTAATCGGCTATAATCCATGATGAGCTGGTCCCTTAACTCAATTTTTAGCTTTGGATCGTTATCCATTATATCTTCTAAAGAATCTAATAAACGAACTAAGATTAAACATTTAGAATCATTATCGTAAACATCCTCTAATAAGAAATAAACCTTGAAATATCTCTCAAGAGCAGCATCTTTACTCCATTTTTTTTCAATTTTTGCTAAAGCTAATTCTACACTTGCATATTCATCAATAGGATTTTTAATAATAGTTGCACTTAAGTTATCTATTTTTTCTATTAGTTTTTGAGCAACACTTGACTCTTTAGTTTTTTCTAAAGCCTCGGCAAAGTTCCTCAAATGCATTTGTGTAGGTGTGTATTGATTATTCTCAATCATAATATTTAATGCATATTCCACAATTTTAAAAGCTTCACTGTTATCTTTGTTTTTATAGCACCAATTCTCTAAATAAAATAACTTAGCAGAAACATCATTAATTAGTTCTACCTTACTAAGTATTTCATCAATGCTCTCTAAATTGAATATATCTGAAGTGATTTTAATATAATCTTGAACATCATTATCACCTATATTATTTGTTATATGATCAATATCATTATTAGAATTATCTACCCTGGCTAATAATCTTATTAATAGATAATCCATTAACTTATCTTTCTCAATATTTTCTCCAGACTTACTTACGATTCTATCTAATAGGTTAATACTCAGCGCTGCATCGACACTGAATATATTCGATGATATATTAATTAGTTTTTCAATTAATTCTTTATTTAAATCTACAGTTGCATCAATTAAATTTATGAGTTCTTTAATACTGTCTAATAATTCAGGAGAAATGTTAATGCCATTATGCTTCATATAGTTACATATATGAGAAAGCAGTAATAACCGGTCTTCGGGTAGTATACAGGCATATGCAATTTGCAATGCATCTTCATATCTGTTTAATGCTAATAAGCTTTTCAACTGATTTTCGACAGCTGGTGAGCCAGAAGCAATCTGATTAAATACAGAATCTGCAAGGTTTGACCAAGATAAACTTTGCCAATCTTTATGTGTATAAGACATTTGTGATAAAATTTTTAAATTATTACGGACAGAAGAGATATTTCGAGATTTTTGTACGGTATTGTATATATAATCTATATTTACTAAGTCGACTAGCGGACCAAATTTATTTGCTTCCTTATAAATTTCTGGTAGGAATGTCAAGGAGCTATTGTTTAAAGGAGACTTTTCATAATAATCTATCATTAATTGTAATATCTCATTTTTGATTTCCGAGAGTTTATTTATTAAAAATATTCTATAGGGATTTATTAAAGTTATTTTTTCATCTTCTAATGAAATAAAACTGATATCATCAACAATACTGTAAATTTGATACTCATTAAGAGATAGAATTTCCGAAATAATACTTACAGTCAATTTTTCTGGTGAATATATAATTAATGCTATTAATTTTTTATAATCTGATTCAAAGTTATAATTTGACCATGTATTTTCTAGAAGTAAATTAAAACTTGTGGGTAGGTTATTAAGTATTTCTTCTTTGCCATTGCCTTCTTTAAGTTGCCTGATAAGCTCAGATATATATCCAGGCATGCCACTACTAAAATCGTAAACTTGATCTATCTCTTCATTAGATAAATAACCGTCTAGTAATTCTTTTGTTTCTAATCGTGAGAAAAACTGTATTTGCATACTATAATTATTAAGTGCAAATTGATTGTTGTTTTGACTACTTAAAAGAACATACACTCCATTTGGATCACCGTTGGGAATGTATTTTAATATTCCATCATTAATATTGTTGTTATTTAGTTTTTCTAACCCATCAATTACAATATAAAAAAATTTGTCTCCTCGTTTTGATTGTTTACACAAATCAGTATATAAGCGCGAAAAAAGTCCTATCAATTCATGTTCTTGAAGGAGTTCTATATCAGTTTGAATAATTTTATTTTTCAAACCATCACTGCTTACAGCTGCCATTTGTAGACATAGTTCTTTTAAAAAAAATGATACGTTTGTTCTCCAATAGTCATCTCCAATAAAAAATGATACACAATTCGATTTATGTCTTCTAACAAATTGTGCTAATAATGTAGACTTCCCTGTTGCATTTAATCCTTCAATCATTATGCAAGTTTTATCCTTTGAAAAAGTATCTTCAATATTCTTAATAATATTTTCACGTTCAATTTCATTAGCATTTACATCGGGTAAAGTCGATGAAAACTCGGTTATATTAATGTCATTCACGTAACTTAAGATAGGAATTTGTATACCCATTATGTTACCCCCAGTTATATTCTTTCTTAAAATATAACAATAATATTCAGAAAATAAAGTGATTCGACAAGAATAGACATAACACCAATCATAAAAAACCGTAACAGGCATACAAATTTTATAATAATTTATTAATGCGACCCCTAGCTCTAAAGAGGAAGGTACTTAACATCAATTGAAAGTGTTGTGAGAGATATAGAAATTCCATAATTATCAGTTCATCATCTTTTAATTTTCATATTACTCAATATACAGTTCGATTAACTATCATAGAAGGAATGAATGTGAAGTTCTCTCGGACTTTCCCCTGCCGAATGTAACGAAATACTATAAGTGTTACATTCGCCTGTTTTAACATAATAAATGATCCAAACAACTGTCGAATATCCCCAATACTCCATTTCGATAAATTCCCTTTACTGGAGATGCTGAAAGTGCCTTCTTGTGGAACTATGATGGTAGTCATCAAATTATCTTTATTACGTATAATTCTTCCCCTTAAGTTGTATCGTTTCTATTCCGCATGTTCCACTAGTCTAGCATCACTTCGGCTTATATCTTTAATGAGTGCCCTAATCTTGTTAATCCGTCTTGGAACAATGCACCGAGTTGATGAAGAAAAAAAGCTAAGAGAATTTCTCATAGCCTACAATATCAGTAATTATTCTTTTACTGTTACATACTGTTTCACTTAAAGAAGTAATACAGACCACCTGTTTACTCTCTTGTCTGCAATTTGTCCGCATAATTAATTTTCTGTATTGAACTTAATTTACTGAATTGATGAACTCAGTCAATGAAACCTTTAATAATCAGACTTATTTAACCTGGTTTACTCCTTTTAACCAGGTTATTTAAGGGATACAAAATTGACAGGGTGGAGGTCGCTGGTTCGAGCCCAGTCGGGATCATCATTTGAAGGCTTTTCTTTTTGTAATTCAGAAAAACATATTCCATTATTTTATTGATTTGTCCGCATTTTGTCCGCAGGATTTTTCAAAAATCATAACTCTTCATTTTGCACGGCATGGTGAAAAATGTCTGCAATATTATTATCTCTGTTTGGTAGTAAGTGTGCATAAAATTCTAATGTGGTTTTAGGACTTGTGTGACCCAATCGATTAGAAATTTTAACAATATCTACACCCTCAGATATAAGAATTGATGCGTGTGTATACCGAATATCATGAAATCGAATGGTAGTAACCTCTATGCTTTTTACAATGCGTTTCATAACCCGTATAACATTACGTGGATCTTAAACAGAACCCGTATTCGTGCAGATTACTAAGTCTTGATTCTCGAATAATTTACCCACTCTGTCCTTCCACTCTTCATGACCCTTCTTAACAACCCGTAATTCATTTAGAACAAATTCTTCTATTGTTGGCTCATTAACCAACGAAAAACTTTATCTCTTAATACTCCCTTACATCTTCCAATTTTTATAAGTAGAAAATCTATTCTTTTCATCACCTCGTATGCATTGGGTTTAGAAATTTTCAGGATTGAACTAATCTCTTTTGCTGTTAATACAAGAGGGTATGACTCAATTTCTTCTTTCTTCATTAAATATCACTCTTAACACCTCTGGTTATAAGTCCATTTTCTGTGATTTGATTAATATTAGACACGATTATTTCACTTCCCTCTTCTAGTCTCCTCTCCCACTCCTCTATTAATGCTAAAGCTTCTTTACGTTTCTGTTCTAAGTCGCGTTTATATTCCAATAAAAAACCTCCTAAAGAATTTTCTTCTTTAGGAGGCTTTCTAAACTATCCATTTTCTTTTCCTTCGGTCACTTTTTTGTCCAAAGAAAATAAATTTTCAACAGTACCATTGTCATAGGTCCCAATAACCATAATTTACAAAATAGTAACATAATTATACATTTTCTTAATTTAGTTTCTATAAAAACCATAAATTCCTTTTGTATGATTAAAGTAGAAATACATAAATCGATTAGGAGGATTCATTATGATGACAAAATATCAAAGACGAAAAGCAGTATCGTTCATGTTGACTGTTGCTTGTGCCATTGTTGCTCTTTCTGGTTTCGGACAAAACTCCTTTGCCGATGAAACCGAGTTCCCACGCGGAGAATCGGTTGACGTTAAGGTAATGTCTTATAACATTCATCACGGTGAAGGGACAGATAAGGTTTTGGATTTGGAACGGATTGCTCAGGTTATTGAAAACTCGGAGGCAGATATCATTGGCTTGCAGGAAGTGGACAATCATTGGTCTAGTCGCAGCAACTTCGAAGACCAGGCAAATTGGCTGGCAAAACGGCTTGGCATGTTTTATGTGTATGGAGCAAACCTTGATAATGCACCATTAATCGAAGGGGAACCGCGCAGCCAGTATGGGACAGCGATTTTAAGCAAATATCCAATCTTAGATTCTGAAAACCACAAACTTACTAAAATTGGAAACACGGAGCAGAGAGGCCTGCTAGAGGCGACGATCAATGTTAAAGGAAATCAAGTTCACTTTTATAATACTCACCTAGCGCTGACTTCCGCAGAACGCGAAATCCAGATTCGGGAAGTCAATGAACTTGCTGGGCAAGTTAAAGGACCTAAAATTATCATGGGTGATTTAAACGCAAAACCGGAAAGCCCGGAAATGCAGCTGATGATTTCCAATTATAGTGATGCTTTTGCTGATCAACCTACAGCTTACACTTATTCTTCAATAAACCCTACTGTGAGAATCGACTATATTTTCACAACCGATAATATCGAAACAGTCAATGCCGAGGTGATTCGAACTTTAGCTTCTGATCATCTCCCAGTGACCGCTGTTATCAAACTTGAACGAAACGAGCCATTTAATAATGGACAAAAGTAGATGGGTGACAGCTTACACTATTTCCGGTAAGAATTTTGGATTTTTGAACATAGGAAACACTTTATGCACTTAAGAGCTAAACATTCACAATAAGCCAAACAGGAATACTATGAATGAATCCTCTCTTCTCGGATCTGAATTGGAAAACAACCTTGCATTAAAGACTCCGGCACCTAAGCCGATTTTCCCTGATCCCAGAAGAGAGATACATTATTTTTTTTGGTGCAGCTAAAGCGTTGTCATAGGTATTGGGATGACGCAGCTTTTTCTTTAAATGAAGTTGCCGACTCCCTAAGAGACGGAGAGTAAGCAAAGGAAAATTTACTAAATTGAAGGGTGTGTAGAGGTGAGAAAGTTCGTTTTATGGAATATGATGCTCTTATTCATTATTACGATAACGTTGTGTCCTGTTAACGCTTCAGCTCACACAGATAACAGCGAGGGATATTCAAACATCACTCTGGATCGAGACAAGCTGAATGTAGAGCTTTATATAGACTATTTTGAGCTTGGAAGGTTGATAGATTTCGAGGTTAATCCAGGTTCCTCTAAGGACCAATTGACAAAGGCATTGGAAGATAAACAGGATGCTGTAACGGAATACCTGGCCTCCCATTTTCAACTATTCACGGATGGAGCTAAATCTGAAGGAATGATAAAGGCAACAGAGGTTGTAAAAAGAACGAACCGAGATTATGCCAAAATCACGCTTGAGTTCCCCCGCCCTGCCAAAGAGAAATCGATCCAAATTCAGTACAGCGTCTTTTTTGACGATAATG from Paenisporosarcina sp. FSL H8-0542 encodes:
- a CDS encoding ATP-binding protein, producing the protein MGIQIPILSYVNDINITEFSSTLPDVNANEIERENIIKNIEDTFSKDKTCIMIEGLNATGKSTLLAQFVRRHKSNCVSFFIGDDYWRTNVSFFLKELCLQMAAVSSDGLKNKIIQTDIELLQEHELIGLFSRLYTDLCKQSKRGDKFFYIVIDGLEKLNNNNINDGILKYIPNGDPNGVYVLLSSQNNNQFALNNYSMQIQFFSRLETKELLDGYLSNEEIDQVYDFSSGMPGYISELIRQLKEGNGKEEILNNLPTSFNLLLENTWSNYNFESDYKKLIALIIYSPEKLTVSIISEILSLNEYQIYSIVDDISFISLEDEKITLINPYRIFLINKLSEIKNEILQLMIDYYEKSPLNNSSLTFLPEIYKEANKFGPLVDLVNIDYIYNTVQKSRNISSVRNNLKILSQMSYTHKDWQSLSWSNLADSVFNQIASGSPAVENQLKSLLALNRYEDALQIAYACILPEDRLLLLSHICNYMKHNGINISPELLDSIKELINLIDATVDLNKELIEKLINISSNIFSVDAALSINLLDRIVSKSGENIEKDKLMDYLLIRLLARVDNSNNDIDHITNNIGDNDVQDYIKITSDIFNLESIDEILSKVELINDVSAKLFYLENWCYKNKDNSEAFKIVEYALNIMIENNQYTPTQMHLRNFAEALEKTKESSVAQKLIEKIDNLSATIIKNPIDEYASVELALAKIEKKWSKDAALERYFKVYFLLEDVYDNDSKCLILVRLLDSLEDIMDNDPKLKIELRDQLIMDYSRLINASAEHFKVTRKIIQRLTKIDKNLALNFAGKLNTNLRRYRVYSEILKVHVKEHDIDFVFINQVIDLINEKPLLDRVLLQLLKKLVESEKFVDSSIKRIFFGTIKDIDSVQIKALSFAYYMNWMKEDVDKYTSAFEEMKNCLDKIDATNEKRELGFRLVQIISENHNSFAEQLYKKVIENYVTNNIFDTRLSEPFIEIVNLMIRMVPDILKSQDYKFKIRMLKNIILTIPSSYHQASLLSNIALRCSANDNNELINEITEKCLDILDNCKEDVDTSRNIILEISPLLYLYEKSILFERVNTLESDELRDIAIRNVMKYLITKRPPEDPLDFEMFQQKINYSTAIKICELIDNLNVDINIYASIKTLIESLVERQGQSNKLISKIKERQLLEIVTKIKGVIDTKLPDKNNIKHEGYKIAAFGSLALLRDIASFRAMPRWNSIIPSREDLEKNAKLINNTSDKIFVLAALGKNALYENSSMGDKLIKEAEMNLKYLNNPLDRIERHELIVESYQKISNNKAAKYLLEQAIGLAKSYADENGRDQMLGGLVELAHTIDPNLAQNIASKLESIENLSNYNDRLKTLTLHSDPQKIKEYSPSEINEVLHDFYKKMVRTLCSSRGTIQHDEVIGESLKHSAGKSFETIALGLSWYVENIIARTKNHNESSLDDFFMRIYQLLELIRNVETTMYNKDNFHEANFYKVLSATNIQTFDLNQQEDAFSLIQQWINNNVGTYLKIYDPYFDVNMLNLLKQIGNDSRIFIYSSTKSANLEKLPDLYKAHWKSICDNVPPETHIYMLATGSGSSPLHDRFIISDSAGMNLGTSLNGYGSKISSIKFLDYDEKKKIENEIIDSAMIMPPTKYKEEKVFLKMFTLNN
- a CDS encoding DNA-binding protein translates to MKKEEIESYPLVLTAKEISSILKISKPNAYEVMKRIDFLLIKIGRCKGVLRDKVFRWLMSQQ
- a CDS encoding endonuclease/exonuclease/phosphatase family protein, translating into MMTKYQRRKAVSFMLTVACAIVALSGFGQNSFADETEFPRGESVDVKVMSYNIHHGEGTDKVLDLERIAQVIENSEADIIGLQEVDNHWSSRSNFEDQANWLAKRLGMFYVYGANLDNAPLIEGEPRSQYGTAILSKYPILDSENHKLTKIGNTEQRGLLEATINVKGNQVHFYNTHLALTSAEREIQIREVNELAGQVKGPKIIMGDLNAKPESPEMQLMISNYSDAFADQPTAYTYSSINPTVRIDYIFTTDNIETVNAEVIRTLASDHLPVTAVIKLERNEPFNNGQK